The sequence TTGCCCCAACGTCGTCACCGACCTCTGCGATGTTCGCTATATGCCCGGAGTCTGCACCCAACATGGCGAAGGCAAAGCGAAACAGAACTCTTCGCAAAGACGACGAATAGGATTTTAGCTTTTCCTGATTCCAATTTGGCGTTTTGCAGATTCTGGTTATGCAGCGCATCTCCGTTTACAATTGGAATTGATACGGATTATTCTTATTTTAATTAATAAAATGATAAATTTGACGTTATGAGGATAAATCCATGAAAGATGCACATGATATGAAACTCAAGATCGGTTTGGCCGAAATGCTCAAAGGCGGCGTGATCATGGACGTGACGACGCCGGAGCAGGCCAAGATTGCCGAGGCGGCCGGCGCCGTTGCCGTGATGGCCTTGGAACGCATACCGGCCGATATTCGCGCGCACGGCGGCGTGGCGCGCATGTCCGATCCGGCGGTGATCAAAGCGATTCAAAAGGCGGTGTCGATTCCCGTCATGGCCAAATGCCGCATCGGTCATTTTGCCGAAGCGCAGGTCCTCGAAGCGCTCGGCGTGGATTTCATCGATGAAAGCGAGGTGTTGACCCCGGCCGATGAAGAATATCATGTCGACAAGTGGAAATTCAAAGTGCCGTTTGTTTGCGGCTGCCGCAATCTGGGCGAGGCGCTACGCCGCATTGCCGAAGGAGCGGCCATGATCCGCACCAAAGGCGAAGCCGGAACCGGCAATATTGTCGAAGCGGTGCGCCATATGCGCGCCGTGCAGAGCGGCATTCGCCGCATCCAAACGTTGGGTGATGAAGAACTCGTAACCGAAGCCAAGAACCTCGGCGCGCCGGTGGAGCTGGTTCGCCAAGTCAAGGAGCTCGGCCGTCTGCCGGTGCCCAACTTTTCGGCGGGAGGCGTAGCCACTCCGGCCGACGCTTCGCTGATGCGTCAATTGGGCGCCGAAAGCGTATTTGTCGGCAGCGGCATTTTCAAGTCGTCCAATCCGGAAAAAATGGCGCAGGCCATCGTCACGGCCACCACGCACTATATGGATTTCGATCTCATTGCCCGCGTTTCCGAAGGGCTCGGCGAACCGATGCGCGGCATCGAAATCGACAAAATACCCGAAGCCGAACGCATGGCGGATCGCGGATGGTAAAAATGGACGTTACAATCGGCGTGCTGGCGCTGCAGGGGGATTACGAGAAACATCTGCAAATGCTCCAACGCCTCGGATGCGGCGGACGGCTGGTTTATACAGCGGCGGATCTGCAGGCTTGCGACGGCCTCATCGTCCCCGGCGGCGAATCGACGACGCTCATTCTGCTCATGAAAAAGCACGGCCTTTGGGAACCGATTCGCGACTTTGCACGCCGGCGCCCCTATTTCGGCACCTGCGCGGGCTGCATCGTCGCGGCGCGCAGCGTGCTCGGCCATGAGCAGGAATCGCTCGACCTGATTGACATTGCCGTGGAGCGCAATGCCTACGGTCGACAGGTCGATTCCTTCATCGACGAGGTGCAGATCGTCCTAAACGGCCAATATGGGGTCTGCGAGGGCGTCTTTATCCGCGCCCCCAAGATTCGCGCTTTGGGGGAAGGAGTGCAAACGCTCGGCAAACACGGCCGTGACGTCGTGTTGGCGCAGCAGAAGCATGTTCTCGTCTCCACGTTTCATCCGGAGCTGACGGACGATCCGACCATTCATCGCTATTTCCTTGATCTCGTGCAGCACCGCAAAGCAGCCGGTTGAACTGCCGGCGGTAAGGAAGAATTATGTTTTTATTCGATGAGAGGGGCATCAAGTTGGAAGGCGTCGATTTCTGGCTGGATGCGCAGCGGGCGACGCCCTTTTCCTTCGTCTCGCACGGCCATTCCGATCACCTCAAGAACCACGCACAGATTTTGGCGACGCCGCCGACGATTCTTTTTCACGCCCTGCGCGCTCGTCAAAAAAAGGCCGTAGCGCTCGACTATCATCGCCCCTATTTCGTCGGTGATCTCAAGATCGAGCTGTATCCCTCCGGCCATGTGTTGGGCGCCGCCATGATCCGCATCGAGCGCAATGGCCGCTCCCTGCTCTATACCGGCGACTTTAAAATCAAAGCAGGACTGACGGCGGAGCCGATCGTTATCCCCCGTGCCGACATTCTGATCATGGAATCGACCTTCGGCCATCCCGCTTTCACATTTTCCGAGGAGGGCGATCCTAAAGCCCAACTTTTGGATTTCATCGAAGAATGTATCCGCAAAAAAACGACGCCGGTGGTGATGGCCTACGGCCTCGGCAAGGCGCAGGAGGCAATGAAGCTGCTCGGCAGTGCCGGATATGACGTTCGCGTACACCACGACGCTTGGCGGATCGCCCGCATTTATGAGCAGTTCGGCATCTCTTTTGAGGGATGCAGTCTCTGGCGGCACGAGCCGCTGAACGGCCGTCAGGTGTTGATCATTCCTCCCCACGCCGTGCGATTTCGGCGCGCCGCCGGTCTGCCGGTAAAGCGGCGCACCGTGCTGCTTTCCGGTTGGGCTAAGAGTCCGCTCGGCAACCGCTTCGGCGCGGATCACTGCATTCCCTTGAGCGATCACGCCGACTTTAACGAGTTGATTTTCTTTGTCCGACAGGTTCAACCGCAAAAAATCTACACGCTGCACGGCTTTGAGGATTTTCCGCTTTACCTTCGCGACCTCGGATATGATGCAGAATATCTCTCATAACACCGCAACCAGGGGGTAAAGCACATTTCGGCAGAATGAAGAACATTTCGGCGTACATTGCAAAGGATGTCTGCCTGCGTATGGCGGAAGAAATTCGCGCTGCAGGGGGCAATGAAGTCTTTTTTCTCGGCTATTTGGATGATGACTTGATCGTTCATGACGTCATTGCTGCAGCGCGCGGCAACGAAGCGGCGGTTCCGGCCGTCATGCAGGCGGCGCGCGAGGCGGACGTGGTCATCCACAACCACCCGTCCGGCCCTTTGACGCCCTCTGACGCCGATCTGTCTATTGCCGCCCGCCTGGCGGATTTCAGCGTCGCTTTTTACATCGTTAATAACCGCGTCGACGATCTTTACGTCGTCGTCGAACCGTTCGTACCGACGGAATGCAAACCGCTGGATGCGGAAGCAATCACCGCGCTTCTGGCTCCGAACGGTCCCATCGCCAAGCAGCTGCCCGATTATGAGATCCGGCCGCAGCAGGCCGAAATGATCCGAGCCGTTATCCGCGCCTTTAACGAAAACCTTGCATTGGCGGTTGAGGCCGGAACCGGCACCGGCAAGACTCTGGCCTATCTGTTGCCCGCCATCTACTGGGCCAAACAGAATAAGGAACGCGTCGTCGTCTCGACCAACACCATCAATCTGCAGGAACAGCTGATCAAAAAGGACCTCCCGCTGCTGCAAAAAACTTTGCCGATCGGGTTCGATGCGGTGCTGGTCAAGGGGCGCTCCAACTATGTCTGCCTGCGCAAAGTGGACGAGATCGCCGGTGAATTTGACTTCGGCCTGGATGACGAAGAGCACGAAGAGCTGCAGGAGCTGATCCGCTGGGCGCGCGCTTCGCAAGACGGCAGCAAAGCGGATCTTGCCTACATTCCTTCGAACGATGTCTGGGAGCGCATAGCCGCCGAAAGCGACGCCTGCACGCACGCCAAGTGCCTTCACTTTCGCGATTGTTTCGTTAATAAAGCGCGACGGAGAGCCGCCCGTGCCGAAATCCTCGTCGTCAACCACCATCTTCTGTTTGCCGATCTGGCCATCCGACGCCAAACCGGAAGCTTTCAGGACGCCGCAGTGCTGCCGCCTTACCAACGCATTATCTTTGATGAAGCACATCACATTGAAGACGTGGCCACCAACTATTTCGGCAGTCAAGTCACCCGCTCAGGGCTGCAGCGCATTTTATACCGCCTGCACCACCGCAAAAAAAATCTGGAAAAAGGCTATCTGCACACCCTTCGCCTTCGTATCCTGAAGCACTCCGGCAAACTACCGGCGGAGCTCAGCGAAACCCTTGTTGCGGAGGTGCACAACAAATTGGCCCCGAACGCCGACAGTCTGCTCGAATCCATTCACTATGCCATGGACCGTTTGTTTGAAGTCGTTTTTGCGCATACACCGGAAGAGGGCGATAATGAGCGCAAAATCCGTCTTCTGCCGCAAACTGTCGATGCACTGTTTGTCGAGACCGGCCTCGCTGATCTCTTTCGCGAGATGATGCAGGCTCTGCGGCTCTATGCTGTAGACCTGCTGCGCTTCTGCGGCGAAACGAAAAAGCTGCGCGCTTATGTGCAGGAAGACTGGGAAGCTCTGACCATCGACATCGAAGCGCAGGCGGAACGCTTGGCGGCCGCCGCCGACATCCTGCAGCAGATCCTCTTTCAGGAAAGCGAAACCGAAATCCGCTGGATCGAGACGGCGCCGCGCAAAGTCGGCCGCCCGATTGTGCGGCTGCAGATCTCGCCGCTCGAGGTCAAGGGCATCCTGAAAGAAGCGGTCTTTGACTCCTACAAAACGGTGGTCATGACCTCCGCCACTCTTACGGTCGAAAAT comes from candidate division KSB1 bacterium and encodes:
- a CDS encoding MBL fold metallo-hydrolase translates to MFLFDERGIKLEGVDFWLDAQRATPFSFVSHGHSDHLKNHAQILATPPTILFHALRARQKKAVALDYHRPYFVGDLKIELYPSGHVLGAAMIRIERNGRSLLYTGDFKIKAGLTAEPIVIPRADILIMESTFGHPAFTFSEEGDPKAQLLDFIEECIRKKTTPVVMAYGLGKAQEAMKLLGSAGYDVRVHHDAWRIARIYEQFGISFEGCSLWRHEPLNGRQVLIIPPHAVRFRRAAGLPVKRRTVLLSGWAKSPLGNRFGADHCIPLSDHADFNELIFFVRQVQPQKIYTLHGFEDFPLYLRDLGYDAEYLS
- a CDS encoding DEAD/DEAH box helicase, which codes for MKNISAYIAKDVCLRMAEEIRAAGGNEVFFLGYLDDDLIVHDVIAAARGNEAAVPAVMQAAREADVVIHNHPSGPLTPSDADLSIAARLADFSVAFYIVNNRVDDLYVVVEPFVPTECKPLDAEAITALLAPNGPIAKQLPDYEIRPQQAEMIRAVIRAFNENLALAVEAGTGTGKTLAYLLPAIYWAKQNKERVVVSTNTINLQEQLIKKDLPLLQKTLPIGFDAVLVKGRSNYVCLRKVDEIAGEFDFGLDDEEHEELQELIRWARASQDGSKADLAYIPSNDVWERIAAESDACTHAKCLHFRDCFVNKARRRAARAEILVVNHHLLFADLAIRRQTGSFQDAAVLPPYQRIIFDEAHHIEDVATNYFGSQVTRSGLQRILYRLHHRKKNLEKGYLHTLRLRILKHSGKLPAELSETLVAEVHNKLAPNADSLLESIHYAMDRLFEVVFAHTPEEGDNERKIRLLPQTVDALFVETGLADLFREMMQALRLYAVDLLRFCGETKKLRAYVQEDWEALTIDIEAQAERLAAAADILQQILFQESETEIRWIETAPRKVGRPIVRLQISPLEVKGILKEAVFDSYKTVVMTSATLTVENSFAFWAQRIGFYSLPNTRRNELQLPSPFDFERQVLLCVPTDMPDPRDSGFAEALSKAVFKAVSITQGRAFILFTSYSLLNQTYRRLKESLELTGIQALKQGDLNRHELLRQFRQDKTSVLFGTDSFWEGVDVQGDALENVIITRLPFQVPSEPIIQARYEAIETAGGNAFMDYAVPLAVLKFKQGFGRLIRHKNDRGCVISFDKRIVEKAYGKRFLNSLPQCRTVIGPSELVFAELKLFFQ
- the pdxS gene encoding pyridoxal 5'-phosphate synthase lyase subunit PdxS; the encoded protein is MKDAHDMKLKIGLAEMLKGGVIMDVTTPEQAKIAEAAGAVAVMALERIPADIRAHGGVARMSDPAVIKAIQKAVSIPVMAKCRIGHFAEAQVLEALGVDFIDESEVLTPADEEYHVDKWKFKVPFVCGCRNLGEALRRIAEGAAMIRTKGEAGTGNIVEAVRHMRAVQSGIRRIQTLGDEELVTEAKNLGAPVELVRQVKELGRLPVPNFSAGGVATPADASLMRQLGAESVFVGSGIFKSSNPEKMAQAIVTATTHYMDFDLIARVSEGLGEPMRGIEIDKIPEAERMADRGW
- the pdxT gene encoding pyridoxal 5'-phosphate synthase glutaminase subunit PdxT, which gives rise to MDVTIGVLALQGDYEKHLQMLQRLGCGGRLVYTAADLQACDGLIVPGGESTTLILLMKKHGLWEPIRDFARRRPYFGTCAGCIVAARSVLGHEQESLDLIDIAVERNAYGRQVDSFIDEVQIVLNGQYGVCEGVFIRAPKIRALGEGVQTLGKHGRDVVLAQQKHVLVSTFHPELTDDPTIHRYFLDLVQHRKAAG